One genomic window of Pocillopora verrucosa isolate sample1 chromosome 8, ASM3666991v2, whole genome shotgun sequence includes the following:
- the LOC131791075 gene encoding cerebellar degeneration-related protein 2-like: protein MEVNSSLYNLEYISDSMEQKDRGSHCCTDLELAAEIGKNLLERNKELEVMLKSSHHYLEEQSIKNEFLSKQLETLRELHDGQVKACEQMESTALELQNTNKELQSETAVMRKRYQTLVQTVDSLENKCDEYRVQLEELQIERMRLQREMANSLSLKLAQKENGYELGSDNESDHTEKDEAVLGFKKDIEILNDRIMKLKRQHSVEKRRREELEVELSDLIHENQTLDRELCHFAQQAKLWQELENETSCLALSVDNDSAHTRQISESVENISLVDDDSFVLIDEELNRQSSAMSDQSEVEVLSPSHEAKSPLKENSTSFLSELGSQYHELVRKYDSLVERCKSEGIVQDIAPIPTVQRAIQTSPLDEEPDVRFEEIDSQNISRQNSLSGNGREYKQLFAQIYSKIE from the exons ATGGAGGTGAATTCGTCGCTTTATAATTTGGAATACATCAGCGATAGTATGGAGCAGAAAGATCGCGGATCACATTGCTGTACTG ATCTCGAGCTGGCGGCTGAGATCGGCAAAAATCTTCTGGAACGAAATAAAGAACTGGAAGTAATGTTGAAGTCGTCACATCACTATCTCGAGGAGCAGTCCATTAAAAATGAg tttctttccaaaCAACTGGAAACACTGCGGGAATTGCATGATGGTCAAGTGAAGGCTTGTGAACAAATGGAATCCACTGCTTTGGAACTACAGAATACTAACAAGGAATTACAAAGTGAGACTGCGGTTATGAGAAAACGCTACCAAACGCTTGTGCAAACCGTGGACTCCTTGGAAAATAAGTGCGATGAGTACAGGGTGCAGTTAGAAGAACTCCAAATAGAACGAATGAGACTTCAGAGGGAGATGGCCAACAGTCTGTCTCTCAAACTTGCTCAGAAGGAGAATGGGTACGAGTTAGGCAGCGACAACGAGTCTGATCACACCGAAAAAGACGAGGCAGTTTTAGGTTTTAAGAAAGATATTGAAATTCTCAACGATAGGATTATGAAGTTAAAAAGACAACATTCTGTTGAGAAGCGTCGAAGGGAAGAACTCGAGGTTGAACTTTCGGATTTGATTCACGAAAACCAAACACTTGATCGGGAGCTTTGTCATTTTGCGCAACAAGCAAAATTGTGGCAAGAGCTTGAGAATGAGACCTCTTGTCTGGCTTTGTCAGTCGATAATGACTCGGCACACACTCGGCAAATATCGGAAAGCGTCGAAAATATCAGCTTGGTTGACGATGACTCGTTTGTTCTTATAGATGAAGAACTGAATCGCCAAAGCAGCGCTATGTCGGATCAAAGCGAGGTTGAAGTTTTAAGTCCGTCGCATGAGGCGAAGTCTCCTCTCAAAGAGAACAGCACATCGTTTTTGTCAGAGCTTGGAAGCCAATATCACGAGCTTGTTAGGAAATACGACTCTCTGGTTGAGAGATGCAAAAGCGAAGGAATCGTTCAAGATATAGCTCCGATTCCGACAGTACAGCGTGCGATTCAAACTTCGCCACTGGACGAGGAACCCGACGTTCGATTTGAAGAAATAGATTCGCAAAATATTTCACGGCAAAACAGCTTATCAGGGAACGGAAGGGAATACAAGCAACTCTTCGCACAAATCTACTCCAAAATAGAGTAA
- the LOC131791042 gene encoding galanin receptor type 1 yields the protein MIYPGNSSYPNASQSVGPRPELEPRYAVTLRLTLSAIICSIGVVGNILVVIITGANHGGKTAVHKYILNLAIADISVLAICYPLTLVKAADPENWPLGRFVCKFVYPFTDIFYSASIGSIVAIAMDRHTAIVRGMTAYRSRTIAKWVILAIWIASFMSSVFPVYLVMEYIENNGTVDCTPKWPSHTTFAAYVFSLTIFWYVIPLFLILWAYRQIACKIRDSKILHQKMHNMVGSYKRERKKKFETANTKALKILVPVVIVFAITMFPFHLFQVVRVFVDVGHMKYIWVVYNIFITLMLTNSAANPIIYSLVSEEFRQQFKNILNFKCQRLCLEPRKKHDASITYRYSLSVTAPPPNPDRETDV from the coding sequence ATGATTTATCCTGGTAACTCCAGCTACCCTAACGCAAGTCAATCGGTCGGCCCGCGTCCTGAACTGGAACCAAGATACGCCGTGACTCTTCGCCTTACCTTAAGTGCTATCATCTGCTCGATTGGAGTTGTGGGTAATATTTTGGTTGTCATCATCACAGGAGCAAACCACGGTGGTAAAACCGCTGTACACAAGTACATCCTCAACTTGGCTATCGCAGATATCAGTGTACTGGCAATTTGTTATCCGCTTACTCTTGTGAAAGCCGCGGATCCTGAAAACTGGCCGCTCGGAAGGTTTGTATGCAAGTTTGTGTACCCGTTTACGGATATCTTCTACAGTGCTTCCATTGGCTCCATCGTTGCCATAGCAATGGACCGCCACACAGCAATCGTTCGTGGAATGACAGCGTACAGGTCGAGGACGATTGCTAAATGGGTGATCCTGGCGATTTGGATTGCAAGCTTCATGAGTTCCGTGTTTCCAGTTTACTTGGTGATGGAATACATAGAGAACAATGGTACAGTTGACTGTACTCCAAAGTGGCCAAGTCACACCACTTTTGCCGCTTACGTGTTTTCTTTAACGATTTTTTGGTACGTTATACCGCTGTTCTTGATTCTCTGGGCATACCGGCAGATCGCGTGCAAAATTCGCGACAGCAAAATACTCCACCAAAAAATGCACAATATGGTTGGCTCTTACAAGagagaaaggaagaagaaattcGAAACTGCAAACACCAAAGCTCTTAAAATCCTCGTGCCGGTGGTGATTGTCTTTGCTATAACTATGTTTCcctttcatctttttcaagTTGTCAGAGTTTTCGTTGACGTGGGTCACATGAAATACATTTGGGTCGTGTACAACATATTTATTACTCTGATGCTGACAAACAGTGCTGCAAATCCGATTATTTACTCCCTTGTGAGCGAGGAGTTTCGGCAACagttcaaaaacattttgaacttTAAATGTCAGCGTCTATGCCTCGAGCCGAGGAAAAAACATGATGCATCTATCACATATCGATATTCTCTTTCAGTAACTGCGCCTCCACCAAATCCTGACCGAGAGACAGATGTGTGA